TTATCCAGAAGAGGGGATAGATGATCCACTACCAGAAAATCTTGTAGGAAATCTTCAAGAGGTTGTAGATACGACTGATAGATTAATTAAATCTTATGACAAAGGAAAGATGATTAAAGAGGGAATAAAGACAGCTATAGTAGGGAAGCCTAACGTTGGGAAATCAAGCCTGTTAAACTCTGTTTTACGTGAGGAGAGAGCTATTGTAACTCATATTCCTGGAACGACTAGAGATGTCATAGAGGAAGTTGTAAATTTAAAAGGGATACCATTAATTTTAGTTGATACAGCAGGAATTAGAAAAACTGATGATATTGTAGAAAATATTGGTGTAGAAAAATCTAAAAAAATGATAGAAAATGCTGACCTCATACTATTTGTAATAGATGGTTCAAGAGAGCTAGAAGAGGAAGATATAAAGATTCATGAGAGTATAAACTCTGAAAAAGTAATAGGGATCTTAAATAAGATAGATATGGAGAGAAAAGTAGATCTTTCAAAGCTAACTAAGATAAAGAGTTGGATAGAGATTTCAGCTATGAAAAATATTGGAATTGATGAGATGGAAGATAAGATATATCACCATATTGTAGATGGAAATGTTGAGGATAGCTCACAAAAAATTACTATCACTAATATCAGACATAAATCTGCATTAGAAAAGACAAAGCAATATGTAGAAAATATTTTTGATACTATACATGCTGGGTTACCAATGGATCTTATGGCTGTGGATATAAAGGGAGCTTTAGATTCGCTTTCAGAGGTAACTGGAGAGATTTCTAGTGAAGATTTATTAGATCATATTTTTAGCAATTTTTGTGTTGGAAAGTAGTAGATGAGGATGCTCAAATTTTGAGTTATCCTCTTTCTTAATTTATGGAATCTGTTAATTTAAAATGAAAACTAGCTCAAGAAAGTGTAAAAAGGTATTTAGAATGATTTAAAAAATATTTTATCTCTAAAAAGAATAGCACAAAAAAGCATAGCTGTCTATGCTCAACAAAATATTCTTTTTAATTTTTAAAATAATAATAAATTACTTCTTTGAAGTTCTGAGTATGAGACTCCAGCTACTCTTGCGGGTGTTTCTCCGTTTAAACTACTATGCGGAATAATGTAGTTATAAAAGAAAAAGAAACCTTGTAAAAGCGCCTGAACTGATGCTTCAGATTTAAAGCCATGACAAGTTTTATACTTATGTTTAAACCTTTTAAAGAAACTTTCTATTAAGTTATTTGTAATATCATCATACCATGATTGAACCTTGATATGTTTAGATTCATTAAAAACAACTTTAGTTGGTATTGTGTAGCTTGGAAGTCTATCTGAGACAATATTTAATGGGCTTCCAAAACTATCTTTAGCTTTTGCAAAAAGATGAAAAGCGGAAGCAGCTTGTCTTGATGAGGTTAAAAACCAATTAATAACAAATCTTGTTTCAGAATCAATTAAAGTCCAAATGTAGTATCTTTTACCAGATATTTTAATTACAGTTTCATCAACATGCCACTCATCAGAAGAGTTAAGATTTTTAGGCATATAATTTTCAGAAATTTCTTTGAATAATGCGCCAAAATTTTTAATCCATTTATAAATAGCGACATGTGAAATTTTAAAATTTTTTCTGTGTAATAGATATTGAGATATAGCTCTTGTAGAAGAAGAACCGCTAAAGTACATATAAAGTGCGTCAATAATAATATTAATATTGGTTCTTAAACGTTTGAAATTAAACTTAGAATTAATTTCTTGAGCTAAAGGTTCATAAAAGACAGATTTCTTTAAAACAACATGAATATGATTACATTTTTTAGAATTACATTTGAATCTAGAATAGTGTTCATAATCATGATGTAAATAAGTTCCTGCGCCACATACAGGACATTTAGGATAATTAAGTTTTTGTTTAGCGCTGGCATTTTTAGTAAATTGTCTATGACAAGTTTTACAACGATATTTTTGTTCTCCTGTA
This portion of the Candidatus Fusobacterium pullicola genome encodes:
- the mnmE gene encoding tRNA uridine-5-carboxymethylaminomethyl(34) synthesis GTPase MnmE, translating into MLFDTIAAISTPRGEGGIGIVRISGSDAFTILEKIFRPKSGKKIEELRNFSINYGHIYDGDQLVDEVMVSIMKAPHTYTKENVVEINCHGGFVITEKLLETVLKYGARHAEIGEFTRRAFLNGRIDLTQAEAVIDIIHGKTEKSVSLSLNQLRGDLKEQIEHLKKLILDVAAHINVVLDYPEEGIDDPLPENLVGNLQEVVDTTDRLIKSYDKGKMIKEGIKTAIVGKPNVGKSSLLNSVLREERAIVTHIPGTTRDVIEEVVNLKGIPLILVDTAGIRKTDDIVENIGVEKSKKMIENADLILFVIDGSRELEEEDIKIHESINSEKVIGILNKIDMERKVDLSKLTKIKSWIEISAMKNIGIDEMEDKIYHHIVDGNVEDSSQKITITNIRHKSALEKTKQYVENIFDTIHAGLPMDLMAVDIKGALDSLSEVTGEISSEDLLDHIFSNFCVGK
- a CDS encoding IS6 family transposase, with product MSKNFNICCPDCFSKDLYKYGKDNTGEQKYRCKTCHRQFTKNASAKQKLNYPKCPVCGAGTYLHHDYEHYSRFKCNSKKCNHIHVVLKKSVFYEPLAQEINSKFNFKRLRTNINIIIDALYMYFSGSSSTRAISQYLLHRKNFKISHVAIYKWIKNFGALFKEISENYMPKNLNSSDEWHVDETVIKISGKRYYIWTLIDSETRFVINWFLTSSRQAASAFHLFAKAKDSFGSPLNIVSDRLPSYTIPTKVVFNESKHIKVQSWYDDITNNLIESFFKRFKHKYKTCHGFKSEASVQALLQGFFFFYNYIIPHSSLNGETPARVAGVSYSELQRSNLLLF